One part of the Acidobacteriota bacterium genome encodes these proteins:
- a CDS encoding glycosyltransferase family 9 protein, with translation MSLPALWAVRSAFPNAHIGLLSNADVKNPHYVSAEKVLPPDGLIDEWLTYPTNLGKAAALSSLVRLAIGLRRSQFDSVVYLMPRMRTIEQIDRDLRFFRFAGIRRSIGVNYLRKTGLKQPIPRPTPVVESESEHLLRCLTFDGIKIDVNALAPNLMLSDAEISAANNWFLNAAGGSYGDRRLVAVAPGSKWASKVWPEDRFEAVIGRMISPHGIYPIIFGGQEDSDKADRLIGKWKSGVNAAGKLTVRESAALLRECELYVGNDTGTMHLAAAVDTKCVAVFASIDWRGRWAPYGSGHTVFRHTVECEGCYSPDCFNAYKCLDLTGVDDVYEACVRALQPL, from the coding sequence GTGTCACTGCCTGCTCTGTGGGCAGTGCGTAGTGCATTTCCGAATGCTCATATCGGGCTGCTTTCAAATGCCGATGTTAAGAATCCGCACTATGTTTCGGCGGAGAAGGTGCTCCCGCCCGACGGTTTGATCGACGAATGGTTAACATATCCGACAAATCTTGGTAAGGCCGCCGCGCTTTCGAGCTTGGTGAGACTGGCAATCGGTTTGAGACGGTCACAATTTGATTCAGTTGTATATCTAATGCCCCGGATGAGGACGATCGAACAGATCGATCGAGACCTTCGCTTCTTTCGATTTGCCGGAATACGTAGGTCGATAGGCGTGAATTATTTGAGGAAGACGGGGTTGAAACAGCCGATACCGAGACCCACGCCAGTCGTAGAATCTGAGTCGGAGCATTTATTGAGGTGTTTGACTTTTGACGGAATCAAGATCGACGTAAACGCTCTCGCTCCGAATCTAATGCTCAGCGACGCGGAAATTAGTGCCGCCAACAACTGGTTTTTGAACGCCGCAGGCGGCTCGTACGGTGATCGCCGGTTAGTTGCCGTTGCACCGGGAAGCAAATGGGCGTCAAAGGTATGGCCGGAAGACCGATTCGAAGCTGTCATAGGCCGAATGATATCACCGCATGGAATATATCCAATCATCTTCGGAGGGCAAGAAGACAGCGACAAAGCTGACCGCTTGATCGGAAAATGGAAAAGTGGAGTGAACGCAGCGGGCAAATTGACCGTTCGCGAATCTGCAGCGTTGCTTCGTGAATGCGAATTGTATGTCGGCAACGACACAGGGACGATGCACCTTGCGGCCGCAGTCGACACGAAATGCGTGGCAGTTTTTGCATCGATAGACTGGAGAGGCCGGTGGGCCCCATATGGGAGCGGCCATACCGTGTTTCGGCACACGGTCGAATGTGAAGGTTGTTACTCTCCTGACTGTTTCAACGCTTACAAGTGCCTCGACTTGACCGGGGTCGATGATGTTTACGAAGCCTGCGTTCGGGCCTTACAGCCTTTGTAA
- a CDS encoding SDR family oxidoreductase gives MKTVLVFGGNGMLGHKLVQELGRQFDVFGTIRGGFETIEKYGIFDQTKMIENVSAQDIASIEAAVQTAQPDVVINSVGIIKQVPSAKDVITTLEINSIFPHRLAELSEKYGFRLFTISTDCVFDGIKGFYNESNVPNATDLYGKSKNLGEVTGPNCLTIRSSIIGRELDSSHSLIEWFLANRGKSVKGFTNAIYSGFPTIVFADIIASLINDHQELSGLYHIAAEPINKFDLLTLVNKYYDAGVTLERDEDFRIDRSLDGSRFAALTGFEPQSWKEMIRLMAADPTPYDSFRNK, from the coding sequence ATGAAAACTGTTCTAGTATTTGGTGGTAACGGAATGCTCGGCCACAAGCTTGTTCAGGAGCTTGGACGACAATTTGACGTTTTCGGTACGATCCGAGGTGGTTTTGAGACTATTGAAAAATACGGCATTTTCGATCAAACAAAGATGATCGAAAACGTGAGTGCCCAAGACATCGCATCGATCGAGGCCGCAGTCCAAACTGCACAGCCGGATGTCGTCATCAATTCCGTCGGTATTATCAAACAAGTTCCATCGGCGAAAGACGTCATCACGACCCTTGAGATCAATTCGATCTTTCCGCATCGTCTCGCCGAGCTATCAGAGAAATACGGCTTTCGACTGTTCACGATCAGCACTGACTGCGTTTTCGACGGCATCAAGGGGTTCTACAACGAAAGCAACGTGCCAAACGCAACGGATCTTTACGGCAAAAGCAAAAATCTTGGTGAGGTCACTGGCCCAAATTGCCTGACCATTCGTTCCTCGATAATCGGCAGGGAACTAGACTCCTCGCATAGCCTGATCGAATGGTTCCTGGCGAACCGAGGCAAATCGGTAAAAGGATTTACAAATGCGATATATTCCGGCTTTCCAACTATCGTCTTTGCCGATATAATTGCTAGTTTGATCAACGATCACCAAGAGCTCAGCGGTTTGTATCACATAGCGGCCGAACCAATTAATAAATTCGATCTGCTCACTTTAGTGAATAAGTACTACGATGCGGGTGTCACGCTCGAAAGGGACGAAGATTTCAGGATCGACCGCAGTCTAGATGGCAGCCGGTTTGCTGCATTAACGGGTTTCGAGCCTCAGTCATGGAAAGAAATGATCCGCTTGATGGCGGCAGACCCGACACCATACGACAGTTTTAGAAATAAATAA